A genomic window from Lycium barbarum isolate Lr01 chromosome 4, ASM1917538v2, whole genome shotgun sequence includes:
- the LOC132637798 gene encoding uncharacterized protein LOC132637798, protein MINIACVQETKWVGPKAEEVDGYKLWFSGKSGDRNGVGILVDSELTDQVVEVRRVNDRMMTIKLVVGRFTLNIISAYAPQVGLDEEVKRNFWKDLDEVVRGIPLTEKLFVGGDFNGHIGSYSRGYDDVHGGFGFGDRNGGGVSLLDFARAFGLVVANSSFPKKEKHLVTFRSSVAATQIDFLLLRKDDKGLCKNCKVIPREKLMSLGAWESRGDASSIWDRTSSCIREAAREVLGVSRGRRGGHRGDWWWNGEVQGKVEAKKQAYAKLVDNKDDEEKRTNKENYKMARKEAKLVVSAAKTVAFELLYAELEDRGGDNKLFRLAKARERKERQAWSG, encoded by the exons atgATTAATATTGCTTGTGTCCAGGAGACgaaatgggtaggacctaaagctgAGGAGGTGGACGGGTATAAGCTTTGGTTCTCGGGTAAGTCGGGAGacaggaatggggtaggcatctTAGTCGATAGTGAGCTAACGGATCAGGTGGTTGAGGTTAGAAGGGTTAATGACAGGATGATGACGATTAAGTTGGTCGTGGGAAGGTTCACcctgaacattattagtgcttacgcacCACAAGTGGGCTTGGACGAGGAGGTTAAGAGGAATTTTTGGAAGGATCTGGATGAAGTGGTGAGAGGTATACCGCttactgagaagttattcgtaggaggtgatttcaatggacacattggGTCTTATTCGaggggttatgatgatgtgcatggggGTTTTGGCTTCGGAGACAGGAacggaggaggagtctcactcctgGATTTCGCTAGGGCTTTTGGCTTGGTGGTAGCTAACTCGAGTTTCCCTAAGAAGGAaaagcacttggtaacctttcgtagctCGGTGGCTGCGACGCAGATTgactttttgctccttagaaaGGATGATAAAGGCCTTTGTAAAAACTGCAAGGTCATTCCGA GGGAGAAGTTGATGTCTTTGGGGGCGTGGGAGAGCAGGGGAGATGCGAGCAGTATATGGGATAGGACGTCCAGTTGCATTAGAGAAGCAGCTAGAGAGGTTCTAGGAGTCTCAAGAGGTCGCcgtggtgggcaccgaggggattggtggtggaatggggAAGTCCAAGGTAAAGTTGAAGCAAAGAAGCAGGCATATGCGAAGCTAGTAGACAACAAGGATGACGAAGAGAAGCGGACGAATAAGGAAAActataagatggcgagaaaggaggcgaagttggtaGTGTCGGCAGCGAAAACGGTGGCGTTTGAACtcctttatgcagaactagaggacagaggcGGGGATAATAAGTTATTCAGGCTTGCCAAGGCcagagagaggaag gAAAGgcaggcttggagtggctga